Below is a genomic region from Raphanus sativus cultivar WK10039 chromosome 4, ASM80110v3, whole genome shotgun sequence.
ATCAcatttattataacaaaatccacattttgtttaatagaaacgtaaatttaagtttttggtAAGTGAACTATGTGGCCAAATCGGTTATATAATAATTGTAATTTAGATTGATTATTAGTTCTAAATACAGTAGCATTAAAATGTAATTATTGAGGAAAACTAAGggtcaaattttatttgtacttcacttttaatagattaagattattcatatatttcaaaaatatatgttttaaaagatTCACAcgtatataaaagaaattatgattataaatgcattatttttttgtaacaaattgTTCCCGTAACTTTTAGGGTTCTAACTTTTAACCACGATTATGTTTCTTTTCTGAAGTTTACAATTTAttatgaattaatatattaaaaatgtaatgtttcttacgtattttatagaataaaattttcgttacaaaagaaatatcattttacaattttaatgtaaattttattagttttattctCCAATTTGTTTCAATAcaattttaatgtaaatttattagttttattctccaatttatttttctattgattgaAATATGGTTTAGATGTATAggtaatattgtttttatttagaaaatatacaaaaataaataaatttttaatttacacaaatctaaaaggacatttaaaataaaatggagCAAGTTAtcttttgaaacattttttctaaaacatggattttttgaaacatatctatcttattaaaacaggaacattacaacttcttctaagtagatttttaaaagtggacctcatatatttaaattaaatgtctcattctttatatataatacgtactataatctaactttgcattgatgtatttccttaaatacagttcttctttttgtccatattccatatatgatttttacatttattacatgtcgatttaaataagatatatactaagaatactaaaaatattaatcgttctataattaccctatacaattcattttaaattgatcagtatactttcattggccatattaattttattagtacgaataacattaggtagataagtcatagacacatacataaagatatgactattcttataactacgttgggcctaatctactttctaaaacaaataacacatatagcttcatatattgtatagaatatagtaatattgtatagtattatacttatacaataatactaaaaacaaaccaaactgaaatataatatatatcgaaaatgctttgaaccattacatacaaaatatattagacctcagagataaaattcactttgaaattacataataattattttaaaaaattaaattttgtaatgtacaaaaaaacataagttttatataaaattttgtgttacaataaaaagacacaattcgcgcttgcaaaatattatttttacatacgaaagacatttttgatattgttctttaaacacaaaattgaattatacaaactcgatactacataaaactaaacaatatagaatacattttaaaaataaaacccgtgcgggtgtgcatatgtttatataatatataaatatattctgttatgtatattttcatataaataataccccaatgtaagttttgtatgataaatgttgaaaatacaaaatatatagcactatatattttaaataatacagaaaaaaatctactttacgttatcataaatttaaaaatcaaatttagtaattaaacaaattgcttatttaaacacattagtacacattgttatttatcaaaattttatattaatacacattgccgatcatgtataacatttagtaaaaacaaagataaaaacaaaatgactcccgctcggtcgagcgggtaaTGATCTAGTAAAGTATTAAGTTTCAATATAAATGGATAATTTTTATGAGTTATTTATTGAAGTTTGAAGTTTACATTATTGCTTGAAGTTTACAAttattattagttgacaaaaatacattaaaatgtatctttttaaaacattttttttaattcatgcaTTTTATGAAGCcagttacaaaataaaaaaaaattcatgcaTTTTATGAAACGAGAGATCATGTGACGTTTCTTTATCTTCTTTGAGATTGTTCTTTCGATGTGTTGGTTTTCCAAACAAAAGATTCACCGAGAaatgcatttcttttaatttatttacaggTTTTATAACTGGAACAAGAGACAAATGCTAAagtaggcctgggcacggatcggatattcgggtttttgaaggtatttgtgatttgcttcgaatgttacggatatctgatttttcgatttgctttgcttcggaaaaatacggatattcggaaaaacggatatccggaaaataaatagatatttgcggatattcgcggatacttacggttctctcatttgttttgattaatacaaataatcttaaaaatttgatacaaatttgttttgtaaaatatattttttgcatgatataaaagataaaaattaaaaaaagcaatgaatcttcatattttgtaaatttttaaacttagttaaaattataataacacaaaacttaaaaaaaaattataattatcgtaaatattttctcttccttttatgtaatacttttatataagtaataatatgaatagaatctatcaaataatatattagaataataattatataattttatacatttaaaactttaaatataatcaaaatatacatgtatttatatattgacggatcggatcggatattcgcttcccaaaattttaatatttgtgatttgcttcgattttgacggatattgaattttagtatttgctttgcttcgaaagcttacggatattcggaattttcgaatcgaatagcaacggataacgaatcgaatcaaatttaacggataaaatgcccagtcCTATGCTAAAGAGCTCAGATtgcttaataataataaaaacccTCTAGACAGCGGCAGCGACGGTGGAAACCATACTGTCAATGCCGCAAACGTTACGGCCTTTACATAACTTATAGAAACCATTCTCGCCCCAGGTTTCTCCCCATGAGTTTTTGATGATCCAATACGGCTTTTCCTTGAACCTTGCCTGAGAAAAACCGGCCGAGCCATAACCCACCAACAACACACCATGGTTGAGCCGCTTCGAGCATATGTAAGGGCACGAGACTCCTCCAATGTAGGTTTGCATGTAAGCTGCATTTAAAGCCACTGCAAAGTCCAAAACTCAGATTTAGCATTATTAAAGGTTAGTTAATCATCAGTGATGCTAGGAatggagagagggagagagagttAATACCAGCAAGAGGACCGTTTTTGACAAGATTTGCAGCGATTTGATCTTCGTTAATAGAGACAACACTGAAGTTGGAAACAGAGGCAACAATCTTAGACTTGTCCAACTTACAGGTCCCACCATCAGTGCCTGTGTAGGGATAGTCTTCCTCTCGCATAAGCCCTCCGGTTTTGAGGGTGTACTCAAAGGCGCTGTTCATTAGGCCGCCGTTGCAACCAGAGTCACATGAACCTTCCTGTTCAGGATCACACTACAAACAAAGAAGATTAATGAGCAAACAACACAATGTTGCATAACTTTAGAACCTTAAAAACAATAGTGTGATTCCCAAACAAACTCTATAAGAAATCATGATCAAACAAAGAGACGAGACGAAGCTAAGACTGACCTCGTGATCACAATCAACGAGCTGTTGTTCACTGAGGCTAACAAGTTGGCCAGTTGAGAGGAAGTGAGCACCTTCAAGCGCGCCCGTAGTGCTGAAACTCCAGCACGATCCACATGATCCACATGATCCCTGCACCAAACAAATCAATCAACATCCAAATTCTAAATATCatcgttatatatatatattaacaggCCGTCTAATAGCGAGTGCGGTCGAACAGCATCCaagtttagaaaaataataaagatgtcaagtatatataaataaagctaTAATTCTTTTTAAACTATTCAACTACATCATTAAATAtaccattaatattttttgaaaagcgTCATAGCGGCACTTATATGTACCTGATTTTTGACGGGAGTAACAGCTCCACGATCTCTCCAATCAAAATCCTCAGGAAGACCCTCCGTAGGAAGAATCGGCGCCTGGTTAGCGTCCTTGGGAAGCTTAAACCCACCTCTAACCCCTAAATGCATCCTCCTGAACTCAGAAGGAGTCAGATCGGAGAACTGCGTGACGCCGTGGCGAGCAGAAGGATCCATCTTCTGATGACGCATCGCTCTCTGGAGATTAGATCTGAAAACAGAGAATCTGTGGCGGTGCTCCTCGAGAGAACCGTAAACCTTTCCGAATCTCCTCTTGAACAGAGAAAAGTGATCCTCCGATGATAATAATACTTTCGGCTCCGATCCGTTAACCACTTGCCGGATCAAAATATCATCGCCGTCGTCGTTATCGCAAAACGAAACGGAGACGAGGAATGCGAAGAGAAGAGAAACTGAGAATAAAACCCTAATATGATCCATCGTGTGTATAAGGGAGAAAGCAGAGAGGCCGAGAGACCGgtttatatatagatttttaaaatcgGAAAAAGCGGAACGTGTGAAACTAACTAAATTGTAACCAACTATAATCTGCCACGTGTTAACAGATTGACTCCCGCGGGAATGTTAGTTGGCGCACGCATGTATTCTGCTTATTCCGGGATTAGATGACTAACCGTTATAGGCTATATTCAAACATGCTATTTTCGTTGACATGTTTGCTAAACCGGTTCTCTTTTACTAAATCGGTTCAAAACAAATCCATGGTTTGGTTCCGGTCAGGTTATgggaatagaaaacaaaaatgagaTTTTTTCGAGGTATCAGGACTGGAACCATCGCCTGACTTGTCCGAAACTCTGTTTTTGTGGACCGGTTTTGGCTGAGCTCTGCGAGAACTTAGACCGGTACTGTTCAATCAACATATCGAGTTTGTCCTGAACCTCAGGAGGTccaccttgcttcttcttctgcttctcgTTCTGATTCTTTCTCTTCCTTTGCCCGCTTACACTCCCTCCACCTCTAGTCTCTTCAAAATCTTCAAACATTCTCTTTCTTGGCGCATCGCTCACGTCTTTGGAGATCTTCTTCGGGTTTGGTGGTGATTCTTTAGTATTGTCATGTGTGCGCATAGGCCTCTTGTTCCCTGCATCTTCTTTCACTGAGAGAGACTTCTCCTCTGGTTTTGCTTGTTTTTTCCTCTCTTCACGTGGACGCAtaggcttcttcttcttgaaccCGCTTGCATTCTCTTCCACTGAACCAGTGTTATCACCATCCCTCGTTCTTCTTCGTTTTAAATCATTGCCTGGATGAATGTCTTCTGCCTGCTTCTCCTCAGATTCGTTATGTCTATTGCGTTGAAACTGTTGGTTAGCTTTATGTAGCTTCAGCTTCTGGACGTTATCAACAGCAAATTCATTAACCGGACGGTGTTGAGGGCCAAATGTCTCTGCCAAAACCAAATGACCGTTAATGTAATAATATCAGATTGTGATTCTTGGATTTTACTTATCATATGTTACATGGATATATGTTTTATCTCATCTTATGGGATCCATTTAACTACAGTGTGCATCAcatcatattattaaatgaaaaaaaaaagagattagaATTCAGTAATGATTACCAGGATTGTTGTTGAGTACTCTCAGGGCAACAAGAGCATGGTCATGCTCCGTGAACTCTACAAACGCAACTCCACGTGAGTAGTTCTTCGTATCAACTTTACCCTTCTTCTCGTTTTGTAAGAACTTGATCTGCATccaaataaaaagagaaagcAGATTAAAGATGATGACAAGAACTATATTTGACCTACAAAGGAAGAGAAATATGTGACCTGTCGGATACTTGGCTTCTGCTTTGTAGCTCGAGAGGTAACAGCATCAACTAAGAGCTTTTCTAGTTGCTTTTCATTCATGGACTTTGGCAAGTTATAGATGACAATCCTCGTTTTAGATACATGGAAGTTAGGAGACTGAAgctttttcattttgttttcatGCAATCTGCAAAGCAAAACCCCACACATGCTCAATCATCTCTTTTTTCCCTAGACGGTAAGACTCATGTCTGAGAAagtactcaaaaaaaaaaggctacCTTCGTCGCCTGTCCATATCTTCTCCGGACACACCCTCCGCAGCAGGTGTACCTTCAAGGATCAGACCTTCCTGTGGAAGCAGCCAAAACAGGATCAACATTAGTGAATGctaatttctgattttttttttccagaggAAGGGGAGAGAAGTGTGTACCTTAGTAAGATAAAGATTCCGATGGTCAAGATTCTTCTCCTTTGTCTTTTCGAGTCCTATGTCCTGTGCAGATTTCTTATCCACAGTTCTCATAACGCTCAGTTGCCTGCCTTTAAGAAGGACACCGACACTTGAGGCAGTACTGGCTGCTGAAATGGCTGCATCTGATGCATCTTCTGTTTTGAACTTGAGAAATGCCGTCCCTTTTGGTCGTCtgtaaaaggaaaagaaaaaacacataGAGACAAATGTGAAAAAACACCAGcgttttttttatgattaaatgAACTTTCAAAAGCATAGGAGGGAGGATGCATACTTTGTGACTGGGTGGAGAACTAGGAATAAAGATTCAACTTGCCCAAATACGGTAAACCTCTGTGTGACTTCTTCCTTACTAACATCAAACGGGATGTTGCTTATAAACACAGTTCTCTTAAAATCATCATTTTCCTGCGTTTCTTTAGTAGCCACCTCTTTGGTTTTACTGGATTTCAAAGGTACAGAGACACCAGGAGATTCAATGACAGGGTTAGCTGATGAACCCTCGAGTTTGTTACTATATGACTCCTCTGTCTCTCCATCATGAGAAGAAGCAATGGTTACTTTTGAAGACGCAAGCAGGTTCTTAAGCAATTTTCTCGCAAGATCTGCTTCCTCTTCAAAATTCGCATCGGTCACAGCATCTTTCTCTAGTTCATCTGATTCACTTGGTTTGTTGCTGCTgtcctcctcctcatcatcaGTATCATCTCGAGAAGGTTGGTGTTGGTGGCTCTCTACAGCATCATCAACCTCCTCCAAATCCACACTACTGTTATCACTGTCCTCATCACTTCCATTTTTTTCACCTGCCAAAAAGTATGAATATTCTGTTAGAATTAGGAAAATAAAACTACGGGCACGGCCACTAATATATTATCAGATCCCATACACAATAACTACAAAAAgattaaaacaatttaattatAAGATTCCCAgcaataaaattaatatggtaaCGTACCATCTTCTGGAGTATTAACGGCATCAGCTGCACCGTTATAGAGATTCTTAGGTACAGCCCAGTCTACCGCTATAGGTCTCTTGCTAAACATGTGCCCGTTGAACTTTTGAATTGCCTGAAGATGCCAAAATAAAGTAAGACAAGAGATCTGAATAGAACATGAGTCATGACCAAATCAAAAATAACCATGTTTCAAGATCATACATTTTCTGCATCTCTCTTACACGTGAATTTAACAAATGCAAAACCCTTGGGTAACCTGCCAATATAAATCACAAAATGAGTATAGTGTTACATTCATTTATTCATAACCAAAGAAACCACCCAGACGAGTTAGAACATACCCAGTTTCGAAATTTTTAGGAATAAAAACATCCCATACAAACCCTACTGCTGAAAAGACCTCTTTAATTTCACTAGGTTTAGCCTGCAATTTCCAAAAAGAATATCCATGAGAAACACATACACAGCTTCATGTATGAAACTTAagaaataacaagaaaaaaaatcagtttataaagAACCTTTGAGCCCTGCCTCCAACAAAATATCAAGAGATCATGAATTGTTCCGGACGCTAATCAGTTTATAACAAATAATGCTTACCTCCCCACCGAATTGTTCTTCAAATGTTTTAAACAACATGAGTTGATTTCAATAAGATAGTCTTCCTTACAATTACAAATGACGATAATAGATTCATTTTGTATATATCTATACAAAAACCAGCACGTTATTATAGACTCATACCTTTGCTTATCTGAACATGTTTCTTTATCAGCTAAATCAACACGAAGCTTCGTTGGTTTTTTGCGCTCAATTGGCATcttctctattttttcctcgGGTGGAGGAACTGATACAAATACAGATACGTTGATAAGGgagaaccaaaccaatttaGACAAAGAAACCAAATCTAGGCAGACTTATACCTTGCTTGTCTGTCTCAGTATCAGGGACCAAACTGTCCTTGTTGTCACTCTCTGTCTGTGAAGTATCAGGTAATGAGACCCCTagagaaaattaagaaaaaatgtaACATAAGAACTCCATGTCAATGAATAGGGTGAATGCTGAGATAAACAATATTAATTGAAACTATCCAAAAGTATACTACTACAACAACAACCTCGGGCTGCTTTTGTACGACGCTCTTTAAGAGAAGGGCGATGAGTGGCTTGTTTAACAGTAATCCTACGGCCACCAACAGTAGAACCGTTCTTCAACTCAATGGCACGGTTAGCATCTTCTGGCAAAGCACTGCCAAAAGGacacattattaatatattatcacTTTGAGTCAGTTAGTTTCAACAAGTGGGTTATAGCTCACAATTTGACAAAAGCAAAGCCACGGTGTTCATCAGATCCTTTGTTTGTGACCATAAAGCAAAGCCTAACGGGACCAACGTCGCTGAAGGCTTCTTCAAGCTGAAGACAACAATTTTGAATAAGTCAGCTGAAATTCAGGAGCTCGTATTCTCGAAATCCGAACTCGAACTAACAAACAGTAATCTGAGGAAGGTACCTGAGCGTTGGTGAAGGTATAAGGCAAGCCAGAGACGCATACAGTGGCAGCAGAGTGTTGAGATGTTTCTTCTCCATCtttcctctctttcttcttgttcttcccCATTAGATTGATCGGTGCCTTTCAGAGAAAACTTGCCAGAGATTGAGGTTCGAGTTAGCCGAGAAAGAAACCTTCAGTCTAGGGTTTATTAACGGTTCATGGAAAAATAACACATATATGTCTTTTCAGAAAAACCCAAATATAATACAACCGAAATtgttaacataatatttttttttgtcgtttgttaacataataaattttgagaaatttccTATGAtgaacttaatttttttatcacataTATAGTTGAGAAATACCTTGTGATagcactattttttttttgacaaatatgCACTTATATCTCTAGACTTAACTAATATAAACTTTAAGATTTAGAGTTAAAGGGTGGAGATTTGAAATTAAggtttaaactttataaaatacaaataaatattaaaaatttgaaaataaatttttgaaagaatagattcaaaattttttcgaattacaaaaagaaaatttggaaaaggaaaaatcgaaaacaaaattaaaaaaggtttataaaaagttcgatttaaaaacatataatctaaaactataaaattactttttattttttatttgtatttatatatatggtatTAGGGTCTTTTTACctattaaatgaaacattttggttATTTTCCTCTCTAGCGTCTCTTTTTGtgacaaaatattgaaaatgatCTATATAAAAGAATTGCACTATATAGTTTTCAATgttcaaaataaccaaaaaatcattaaaagtaaatagaaaTTTATACTCATATgattaaataatctaaaatttaaaaatttcatgtTTACCTCATGCTTGGTACTATTATTCATATTTACTTTCATTTTATGACATTTTCACAAATATTTTCTTCGTTAAATAGGTAAAACACTATTCTATCATTGCtttataaataactatttaataaataataaaaagattaaaataacttttatagTTATCAAATTATAggttttcaattaaaaaattttataattttattttttgattttttctatttctttttaaattttattttgaaattaaaaaatgaaactatatttataatttttattttaaattttaattatttattcatattcatatatttattaaaatccaaAGCCATAATCCAAAAATTACACCCTTCAAATCTAAACATAAATCTAACTTAATTAATCAGGAGGTTATTTACCTCTTAGAAACTAAAGATAAAGGGTAATCCTCTCAAATAgcatttttaagttttgggaAAATAacctttaaaaataaaatgaccagaATAGCCttctttaaattttgaaaattttaatattatttttttattttttataatttgaaaccTCATCCCAAAACCTTCTTCTTAAATCCGAACCCTAAGTATATATAAGTTAATCCAAGGggtataaatacatattttactatttaataaaacatctTTTGGTTAATTTCCTCCTTGAAATCTATTTTATgaagataaattaaaaatgactATCCAAGAGAATTTCTCAAAGATAAATATGgttaagataaatataaaatatggtaTTAAAAATGTGGTAGTTTAAGTTATTTCTCTCTaactttagatttaaatttgaGATGTGggatttaggattttaaaaaataaataaataaatattaaaaatttcaaatgaaattttaaaatagtttcaacacaatattttttgaatttcaaaataaaatttgaaaaataaatttggaaaaataaaaaaagtttgaattcaaaaaaataatattaaaaataataatttattttattatttattaaatagttatgtatatttaaatactatAGCTTCCTTCTTCGTAGACAAAGTTGATTCGGAATTGTTTTTCATTCCAAGTCATAACTTGTATCCATACTTATAAAAGTAAAGGTTGAAAAGTTTTTCACatctttaataaaacatttttgattattttcttcCTTGTGGATTTTCTGATGAATAAAAAGCTATTTTAGGATCATTTGAAAAAACTGCCTATAAATTTACATGTTTTTGCAAGTGAGGACGATGATTTGATCGCTGCCATCTCCAAACTTTCGGCCTGGCCTTCTCTAAAGTTTTATTCCTCCAAAGCTCTAGACTTGCTTCACGCTTTCTTGGATTGGAATTTTCAACTCCATTCTCCTAAAGATATCAAAGGTACTAAGCTAATTGCTGATAGTGTGATCAAAGGCGATCGATATCATTCATACATTGCAATTGGTTTTCCTTCTTGGCTTAGTCATTTGTTTAGTTAAACCATATTGTTATGTTTGTAATCGATCCTTGTGATCCTTTTTGATATTTAATGAAATTcagtgttaattttttttacatgtttatatttttctttttcgaattATTATGTGACACCATTACTACACAAAGTTAACCAACAATATGCCGACTAAAAGCTCAAAACCAGTCTATTTTTCATAGAGttaaaatttttagttaaatCTTTCAAAATAACACCACAGAAGATTGGAAAAGAATCAGAAGAATGAAAGCTCTTATAGAAATGAGAACCCAAAGCCGTTCTATGTATAATATAAGACAAGCAGACGAAAGACAGCAGTTGTGGTTGGAATATAGATTTAAACATGTTGGGTCACAACTGCGAAATTGTGATCTTGCtaatgttattattatatatatatatatatatatatatatatacactattaTTAATATAGATTTAAACATGTTGTGGTTGGAATATAGATTTAAACATGTTGGGTCACAACTTTGAAATTGTGATCTTGCTGATATTCAATCTGAACTTtcacgttaaaagttaaaactgatTAAAATCATTGTTATTGTTAATAATTACTAAACTTATATATTCGATGAGACtgtagattataaattaatataataaaattagccaaaataaaaaaaaattaaatttatttgattagataattgattaaaaattattacaataaaaattaatcaaattgtTGTTACCGTGGataattagatttatttattagattacactattgattataaattaatataataaaaaataaccaaaaactaaaagaaaatattttattagataagtgatcaaaatatactaataatagGAATCCCAAACAATGTTGAAAAGTTGTGTGTTTTTAtaggaatttttttgtttgttaaaaattGTGTATTTTCATTATATCTTAAGATGTGTCATTCcattatttgttttaagaacGGTGTATTTAGttagtatttaaattgaaaatatgtaattatttaaatgaaaagttgtgactattcatatatgtatcatttcaaaataactgcttttaattgaaaatatgtgactatttaaattaaaaagttacaattattcatataattatcatttcaaaataaacatctttaaattaaaaagatgtgactattcatatatatggAAAGTTGTATCTCTTAATTTTCATACagatatttatgtattttcgtttttattatgcttataactatttattaatatttcataaatatttgtaattgttttatatctaaaaatcagtgtattaatatgaaaatttgaatcTCTTAAGTTTTATACATGAAAATTgcatttcataatttttttacatgAGAAAAACCCAAACAATATTGAAAATTGTGTATTTTTGTAggaattttttttccattatttgttttaagaaatatgtattagttagtatttaaatttaaaatataattattttaataaaaagttatgaCTActcatatatgtattatttcaaataactattttaattgAAAAGATGTGACTATTTAAATTCAAAAGTTACaactattcatataattatcatttcaaaataatcacctttaaattaaaaagatgcgactattcatatatatgaaagttgcatctcttaatttttatacaaatatttatgtatttttcgtttttattatgcttatatctatttattaatatttgtaatttttatatctaaaaataagtGTATTAAGATGAAAATTTGAATCTCTTAAGTTTTATACATGAAAACTGCATCTCATAAATTGTTTTGCATGAGAAAACCCAAAACAATGTTGAATAATTGTGTATTTTtgtaggatttttttttgttttcattatatCTTAAGATGTGTTCtttcattatttgttttatgaacTGTGTAGTAGTTAGtatttacattgaaaatatgtaattatttaaatgaaaatttgtactattcatatatgtatcatttcaaaataactacttttaaattgaaaaaatgtgactatttaaattgaaaagttacaactattcatatatttatcatttcaaaacaaaaacctttaaattaaaaagatgtgACTATCATATATATGGAAAGTTgcatcttttaatttttatacaaatatttatgtattttcgtttttattatgcttatatctatttattaatatttcacAAAAATTTGTAActgttttatatctaaaaatcagtgtattaatatgaaaaatTTGAATCTCTTAAGTTTTATACATGAAAATTGCATCACATAAATTTTTACATGAGAAAAACCCCCAACAATGTTGAAAACTATGTATTTTTGTaggaatttttgttttttcattatatCTTAAGATGTGTCctttaattatttcttttaagaattatgtattaattagtatttaaattgaaaatatgtaattatttaaataaaaagttgtgactattcatatgtgtatcatttcaaaataactacTTTTTAATGGGAAAGATGTgactatttaaattgaaaaattacaactattcatataattatcatttcaaAACA
It encodes:
- the LOC108852300 gene encoding probable cysteine protease RD19B, with product MDHIRVLFSVSLLFAFLVSVSFCDNDDGDDILIRQVVNGSEPKVLLSSEDHFSLFKRRFGKVYGSLEEHRHRFSVFRSNLQRAMRHQKMDPSARHGVTQFSDLTPSEFRRMHLGVRGGFKLPKDANQAPILPTEGLPEDFDWRDRGAVTPVKNQGSCGSCGSCWSFSTTGALEGAHFLSTGQLVSLSEQQLVDCDHECDPEQEGSCDSGCNGGLMNSAFEYTLKTGGLMREEDYPYTGTDGGTCKLDKSKIVASVSNFSVVSINEDQIAANLVKNGPLAVALNAAYMQTYIGGVSCPYICSKRLNHGVLLVGYGSAGFSQARFKEKPYWIIKNSWGETWGENGFYKLCKGRNVCGIDSMVSTVAAAV
- the LOC108853297 gene encoding uncharacterized protein LOC108853297; translation: MGKNKKKERKDGEETSQHSAATVCVSGLPYTFTNAQLEEAFSDVGPVRLCFMVTNKGSDEHRGFAFVKFALPEDANRAIELKNGSTVGGRRITVKQATHRPSLKERRTKAARGVSLPDTSQTESDNKDSLVPDTETDKQVPPPEEKIEKMPIERKKPTKLRVDLADKETCSDKQRQGSKAKPSEIKEVFSAVGFVWDVFIPKNFETGLPKGFAFVKFTCKRDAENAIQKFNGHMFSKRPIAVDWAVPKNLYNGAADAVNTPEDGEKNGSDEDSDNSSVDLEEVDDAVESHQHQPSRDDTDDEEEDSSNKPSESDELEKDAVTDANFEEEADLARKLLKNLLASSKVTIASSHDGETEESYSNKLEGSSANPVIESPGVSVPLKSSKTKEVATKETQENDDFKRTVFISNIPFDVSKEEVTQRFTVFGQVESLFLVLHPVTKRPKGTAFLKFKTEDASDAAISAASTASSVGVLLKGRQLSVMRTVDKKSAQDIGLEKTKEKNLDHRNLYLTKEGLILEGTPAAEGVSGEDMDRRRRLHENKMKKLQSPNFHVSKTRIVIYNLPKSMNEKQLEKLLVDAVTSRATKQKPSIRQIKFLQNEKKGKVDTKNYSRGVAFVEFTEHDHALVALRVLNNNPETFGPQHRPVNEFAVDNVQKLKLHKANQQFQRNRHNESEEKQAEDIHPGNDLKRRRTRDGDNTGSVEENASGFKKKKPMRPREERKKQAKPEEKSLSVKEDAGNKRPMRTHDNTKESPPNPKKISKDVSDAPRKRMFEDFEETRGGGSVSGQRKRKNQNEKQKKKQGGPPEVQDKLDMLIEQYRSKFSQSSAKTGPQKQSFGQVRRWFQS